In a single window of the Rhizobiaceae bacterium genome:
- a CDS encoding alpha/beta hydrolase has product MLGVYNATAPGTTKVDMLVATTRAPSDTPGIVYSGERGTGISLTSFAISIPPDQNRQVGQVQWPTRLPPDPSRDFTTIGVTPLTGAAEARGWLKKHLPKSRRVLIFVHGFNNGFEDAVYRFAQIAHDSHADAAPVLFTWPSRGSVFAYGFDRESANFSRDAFEETVWRIAQDPTVSDVTIMGHSMGAWLVMESLRQLAIRHGKLPDSIHNVILASPDIDVDVFRTQWQALNSPAVRFTVFVSQADRALALSRRLAGRIDRLGQIDVNSAANYAPLEKAGIVIISLSGLRVGDSLNHSKFAESPEVVRLIGTRLVAGQVIDDSDPSLGERIGIAAMGVGSAVGGATGAVITAPIVVLDPNSRRTYNEQVNQVGSAAASVMEPLE; this is encoded by the coding sequence GTGCTCGGCGTGTACAATGCAACTGCACCCGGCACGACGAAGGTCGATATGCTGGTGGCGACCACACGGGCGCCCTCCGACACTCCCGGCATCGTCTATTCAGGCGAGCGCGGAACGGGAATTTCGCTTACGTCTTTCGCGATTTCCATTCCGCCTGACCAGAATCGGCAGGTGGGTCAGGTGCAGTGGCCAACCCGGCTGCCCCCCGACCCGTCGCGCGATTTCACGACGATTGGTGTTACTCCGCTAACCGGAGCAGCCGAGGCTCGCGGCTGGCTGAAGAAGCACTTGCCGAAGAGCCGCCGCGTACTGATCTTCGTTCATGGTTTCAACAACGGGTTCGAGGACGCAGTTTATCGATTTGCCCAGATCGCACACGATTCACATGCGGATGCGGCACCCGTTCTGTTCACCTGGCCATCGCGCGGCAGTGTCTTCGCCTATGGGTTTGACCGCGAAAGTGCAAATTTCTCACGCGATGCGTTCGAAGAAACGGTCTGGAGGATTGCGCAGGATCCGACGGTGAGCGACGTCACCATAATGGGGCATTCCATGGGCGCATGGCTGGTGATGGAAAGCTTGCGGCAGTTAGCAATACGCCACGGAAAGTTGCCCGACAGCATCCACAACGTCATCCTGGCTTCTCCCGACATCGACGTCGATGTGTTCAGGACACAGTGGCAGGCTTTGAACAGCCCGGCGGTTCGCTTCACGGTATTCGTTTCGCAAGCGGATCGGGCTCTGGCGCTGTCGCGCCGGCTTGCTGGCAGGATCGACCGGCTTGGTCAAATCGATGTCAATTCTGCCGCCAACTACGCGCCACTGGAAAAAGCCGGCATCGTCATAATCAGCCTCAGCGGTCTGCGCGTCGGGGACTCTCTGAACCATAGCAAGTTCGCCGAATCCCCGGAAGTCGTCCGGCTTATTGGCACGCGATTGGTGGCCGGGCAGGTCATAGACGATTCAGACCCCAGCCTCGGCGAGCGGATCGGCATTGCCGCCATGGGCGTCGGTTCGGCGGTCGGCGGGGCAACTGGCGCGGTCATCACCGCGCCGATCGTGGTGCTCGATCCGAATTCGCGCCGAACTTATAACGAGCAGGTGAACCAGGTCGGTAGTGCAGCTGCAAGCGTAATGGAGCCACTTGAATAG
- a CDS encoding M20/M25/M40 family metallo-hydrolase yields the protein MDIMSTSVPLDVPAAIDHLMNFLSVEGVTGQEANIAAAVSDALKKVGVPASAIRFDDANKRIPLPTETGNLIVDIPGTRPGPRLLFSTHLDTVPLCAGAKPRREGDRIVSDGTTALGGDARTGVALLVVVAETLIKNKLPHPPITLLFTVREESGLHGARELNPAELGGPVMCINVDGQLASELIIGAVGQENWEVEITGRASHAGVAPDKGISATMVGALGLVEARKAGWFGKIVKKEGRGTSNIGIFGGKDGKPAGDATNVVTDYAYLKGEARSPEASFAKAIAIGYEQAFAKAKAEITDHEGDTAEVKFSYVTSYPPFKLDEKSPVVERAIEALGILGIEPKTLFSNGGLDANWLDKHGIPTITIGAGQAEIHTIKEYVNLTEYEKGCRLGILMATLEQ from the coding sequence ATGGATATTATGAGCACTTCTGTTCCCCTCGATGTCCCGGCCGCTATAGATCACCTCATGAACTTCCTGTCGGTTGAAGGTGTCACGGGCCAGGAAGCAAACATTGCGGCGGCCGTGAGTGATGCCTTGAAGAAAGTCGGCGTACCGGCATCGGCCATACGCTTCGACGATGCCAACAAGCGCATCCCGCTGCCGACCGAGACGGGTAATCTGATCGTCGATATTCCGGGAACCCGGCCCGGTCCTCGCCTGCTCTTTTCAACCCATCTCGACACGGTGCCTCTTTGCGCCGGCGCCAAGCCGAGGCGTGAAGGTGACCGAATTGTTTCCGACGGCACGACTGCGCTTGGCGGCGACGCGCGCACAGGTGTGGCGCTTCTCGTCGTGGTCGCCGAGACACTTATCAAGAACAAACTTCCGCACCCTCCGATCACATTGCTCTTTACCGTTCGGGAGGAGAGCGGTCTGCATGGCGCGCGTGAACTGAACCCCGCTGAGCTTGGTGGGCCGGTGATGTGCATCAACGTCGACGGCCAGTTGGCGTCCGAATTGATTATTGGCGCTGTCGGTCAGGAGAACTGGGAGGTCGAGATCACCGGTCGCGCCTCGCATGCCGGCGTGGCACCCGACAAGGGAATTTCTGCCACCATGGTAGGTGCTCTCGGACTGGTCGAAGCGAGAAAAGCCGGCTGGTTCGGGAAGATCGTCAAGAAAGAGGGCCGCGGCACAAGCAATATTGGTATCTTCGGCGGCAAGGATGGCAAGCCGGCAGGCGATGCCACCAACGTTGTCACCGACTATGCCTACCTGAAGGGTGAGGCGCGCAGCCCCGAGGCATCTTTTGCGAAGGCCATAGCTATTGGTTACGAGCAGGCTTTTGCCAAGGCGAAGGCCGAGATCACTGATCACGAAGGCGATACGGCCGAGGTCAAGTTCAGCTACGTCACGTCCTACCCTCCCTTCAAGCTCGACGAAAAGAGTCCAGTCGTGGAACGGGCGATCGAGGCGCTGGGCATTTTGGGCATCGAGCCGAAGACCCTCTTCTCGAATGGTGGTCTCGACGCCAACTGGCTCGACAAGCATGGCATACCCACGATCACCATTGGCGCCGGTCAGGCCGAGATCCATACGATCAAGGAATACGTGAACTTGACCGAATACGAAAAAGGATGCCGCCTCGGCATACTGATGGCGACGCTGGAACAATAG
- a CDS encoding META domain-containing protein — MKISIALAAACLGMPAAGTSNYAHSVPFVLVQTDGEAVQSAPLEGSEWRVQELDGKKVVEGVVSTLAFSEGGVVSGSGGCNRFRGSVKINGTAMKFSPLATTMMACEEEKSRQEAHFHAALEKTASYSLQDGQLKLIDATGNAVARLEKL, encoded by the coding sequence ATGAAAATATCGATAGCTCTTGCAGCAGCATGTCTTGGAATGCCGGCAGCCGGCACCTCAAACTATGCTCACTCCGTCCCGTTCGTTCTGGTGCAGACCGACGGCGAAGCTGTGCAGAGCGCTCCTTTGGAAGGAAGCGAGTGGCGGGTACAGGAACTCGACGGCAAGAAGGTTGTTGAGGGCGTGGTGTCGACGCTGGCATTCAGCGAGGGAGGGGTGGTGAGCGGGAGCGGCGGCTGCAACAGATTTCGCGGGAGCGTCAAGATCAACGGAACTGCGATGAAGTTCAGTCCGCTGGCTACGACAATGATGGCCTGCGAAGAGGAAAAATCCAGGCAGGAAGCGCATTTCCATGCCGCTTTGGAGAAAACTGCCTCCTATTCACTGCAGGATGGACAATTGAAACTGATCGACGCGACAGGTAACGCGGTTGCGCGTCTCGAGAAACTTTGA
- a CDS encoding AbgT family transporter, producing the protein MATTAAPPKTVMQKFLDGVERVGNMVPHPVIIFLILIAIVIVLSGILSMFGAAVSFERINPDTHEIETATTEIRSLMNIEGIRFIYSSLIPNFMGFTAVGLMIVAMIGAGVAEESGLVTSLIRKLVIVSPGWALTYILAFVGILASIAADAGYLVLIPLAGIAYLAVGRHPLAGLALGFAAVAGAFTVNMLIKPLDAVLVEFTNDAAALVDPNRTIGLASNIWFSIASVLFLTVIIAFITDRMIEPRLGKFDPSKSAPGAVEDQSAPLGEAESRGLRYALYGLIGLIVIFGFLTLPSGAPLRNPTTGELIGNSPFMNGLIALIMLIFLTTGWAYGIGAGTLRTLSEVIAAIEKSIKSLGGTIFLFFVLSQFVAYFTYTNMGTVMALSLSGILQAANIGALPLLLGFIVVVAIIDLLLTGAIAKWAIFAPVFVPLLMKLGVEPEAVLAAYRVGDSPMNAITPLNAYFALVVGFAQKYDTSAGVGTIVSLMLPYVIWMFVLWTALFAIWQSLGLPWGL; encoded by the coding sequence ATGGCCACTACCGCGGCGCCTCCGAAAACAGTGATGCAGAAGTTTCTCGACGGCGTCGAGAGGGTCGGAAACATGGTGCCGCACCCGGTCATCATCTTTCTGATCCTGATCGCTATCGTCATTGTTCTCTCCGGCATCCTGAGCATGTTCGGGGCAGCAGTCAGTTTTGAGCGCATCAACCCGGACACGCACGAGATAGAAACCGCGACGACCGAAATACGAAGCTTGATGAACATCGAAGGCATCCGCTTCATCTATTCTTCGCTCATTCCAAACTTCATGGGCTTCACTGCCGTCGGCTTGATGATTGTGGCGATGATCGGCGCTGGTGTTGCGGAAGAGTCCGGCTTGGTGACTTCACTGATCCGCAAACTTGTGATCGTTTCTCCGGGTTGGGCGCTGACCTACATTTTGGCCTTCGTGGGCATCCTCGCATCGATCGCGGCGGATGCGGGCTATCTCGTGCTTATTCCTCTTGCCGGCATTGCCTACCTGGCGGTCGGCCGCCATCCACTTGCTGGTCTGGCGTTGGGATTTGCTGCGGTCGCCGGCGCGTTTACAGTAAACATGCTGATCAAGCCGCTTGACGCGGTGCTTGTTGAATTCACCAACGACGCAGCGGCGCTGGTGGACCCTAACCGGACGATCGGCCTCGCGTCGAATATCTGGTTTTCGATCGCATCGGTGCTGTTCCTCACCGTTATTATCGCGTTCATCACTGACCGCATGATCGAACCGCGGCTTGGAAAGTTCGATCCGAGCAAGTCAGCGCCAGGCGCTGTTGAAGATCAGAGTGCGCCCCTCGGCGAGGCGGAATCGCGCGGTTTGCGCTACGCGCTGTACGGCCTCATTGGCTTGATCGTCATATTCGGCTTTCTGACCTTGCCCTCGGGAGCACCGCTGCGCAATCCGACCACGGGCGAGTTGATCGGCAATTCGCCCTTCATGAATGGTCTGATTGCATTGATCATGCTGATCTTCCTCACCACAGGTTGGGCCTACGGCATCGGTGCAGGAACGTTGCGGACGCTCTCCGAGGTCATCGCCGCGATCGAGAAATCCATCAAGAGCCTCGGCGGCACGATCTTCCTGTTCTTCGTGCTCAGCCAGTTTGTCGCCTATTTTACCTACACCAATATGGGCACCGTTATGGCCCTGAGCCTGTCCGGCATCCTGCAGGCCGCGAATATCGGAGCTCTGCCGCTGCTGCTCGGCTTCATCGTCGTCGTGGCGATCATCGATCTCTTGTTGACTGGCGCCATCGCCAAATGGGCGATTTTCGCACCGGTCTTCGTGCCTTTGTTGATGAAGCTGGGGGTCGAACCGGAAGCCGTGCTGGCCGCCTATCGCGTCGGCGATTCACCAATGAACGCGATCACGCCACTCAACGCCTACTTCGCGCTCGTGGTTGGTTTTGCGCAGAAATATGACACATCGGCAGGTGTCGGCACGATTGTATCGCTTATGCTGCCCTATGTGATCTGGATGTTCGTCCTGTGGACCGCGCTCTTTGCTATCTGGCAGTCGCTCGGCTTGCCGTGGGGCTTATAA
- a CDS encoding alpha/beta-hydrolase family protein, translated as MGTLSFAASLTPSLIPRSYLIQGVLSGLSAGIGYGLGVLGYWFWTYLELPQLQGRAQTLVRRAICAACAVAAIIFLWKTTDWQNSIRVLMSMAPLDTGNPFKIGAIAAFVFAVLMGLARLFKHTYRMFSRWLDRYVPKRVSKLVGGLLAIIVFWSAVEGLVFRLTLRILDSSFQEMDALIEDDLARPETSLKTGSPASLLAWDDLGRQGRHFVSSAPTGAQIGAFFNTTAMDPIRVYVGMNSSDTTDGRAKLALEELKRTGAFSRSILIIAMPTGTGWVDPAAQDPVEFLHKGDVATVSMQYSYLASWLSLLVEPEYGAEAGKALFREVYGYWSSLPRDSRPKLYLQGLSLGAMNSELSFSPFDVVTDSFQGALWSGPPFPSPIWRSATDARNAGSPEWLPVFRDGSAFRFTTQTNALDLQGAGWGPVRIVYLQYASDPITFFESGTLYREPDWMKTPRGPDVSQKVRWYPLITMLQLAVDMAIATTTPMGYGHVFAPQHYIDAWMAVTNPPGIRPEDVERLKAFFIERGETQSISG; from the coding sequence GTGGGGACGCTATCCTTCGCGGCGTCTCTCACACCCAGTCTGATCCCGCGATCCTATCTTATACAGGGCGTTCTGTCCGGGCTATCGGCAGGGATCGGATACGGGCTCGGCGTCCTCGGCTATTGGTTTTGGACGTATCTCGAATTGCCGCAGTTGCAGGGTCGGGCGCAGACGCTCGTGCGTCGCGCGATATGCGCAGCCTGCGCCGTAGCAGCCATCATCTTCCTATGGAAAACGACGGACTGGCAGAATTCGATTCGCGTGCTGATGAGTATGGCGCCACTTGACACGGGCAACCCGTTCAAAATCGGCGCTATCGCCGCTTTCGTCTTCGCTGTTCTCATGGGACTGGCGCGGCTCTTCAAACACACGTACCGGATGTTCTCGCGGTGGCTCGACAGATATGTGCCAAAGCGCGTTTCGAAGCTTGTGGGTGGTTTGCTCGCAATCATCGTTTTCTGGTCGGCAGTGGAAGGCCTGGTTTTCAGGCTGACGCTTCGCATCCTCGACTCGTCTTTCCAGGAGATGGATGCACTCATCGAGGACGACCTCGCAAGGCCCGAAACCTCACTCAAGACCGGTAGCCCTGCATCGCTGCTGGCGTGGGATGATCTCGGACGGCAGGGCCGCCATTTCGTCAGTTCCGCTCCGACCGGCGCGCAAATCGGTGCATTCTTCAATACGACAGCCATGGACCCGATACGGGTCTACGTCGGAATGAATTCCTCCGATACGACCGATGGCCGCGCAAAGCTCGCGCTGGAGGAACTGAAGCGAACGGGCGCGTTCTCCCGCTCTATTCTTATCATAGCTATGCCGACCGGAACCGGTTGGGTCGATCCGGCAGCACAGGATCCAGTCGAGTTCCTCCACAAGGGCGACGTTGCCACCGTCTCTATGCAATATTCCTATCTTGCAAGCTGGCTGTCCCTGCTTGTCGAACCCGAATATGGCGCTGAGGCCGGCAAGGCCCTCTTTCGGGAAGTTTACGGATATTGGTCGTCACTTCCGCGCGACAGTCGCCCGAAACTCTATCTTCAAGGTCTCAGCCTCGGAGCCATGAATTCGGAGCTTTCGTTTAGTCCGTTCGACGTCGTCACCGATTCTTTTCAAGGCGCACTCTGGAGCGGTCCACCCTTCCCCAGCCCAATCTGGAGATCCGCAACGGATGCGCGAAATGCCGGATCTCCCGAATGGCTCCCCGTTTTTCGCGATGGTTCGGCGTTCCGCTTTACCACCCAGACCAATGCCCTTGATCTGCAGGGCGCAGGCTGGGGACCGGTTCGCATCGTCTATCTCCAATATGCGAGCGATCCGATCACATTTTTCGAGTCCGGGACGCTCTATCGCGAGCCCGACTGGATGAAGACGCCGCGAGGGCCTGATGTTTCGCAAAAGGTACGGTGGTATCCACTGATTACGATGTTGCAGCTTGCCGTCGACATGGCGATCGCGACCACCACGCCGATGGGCTACGGCCACGTCTTTGCGCCGCAACACTATATCGATGCCTGGATGGCAGTTACCAATCCGCCCGGTATCAGGCCCGAAGATGTGGAGCGGTTGAAAGCTTTTTTCATCGAAAGGGGTGAGACACAATCGATCAGCGGATAG
- a CDS encoding SLC13 family permease — protein MSPITYIALIIAVAVVLFVWNKIPVVIVAMGVALALWASGVLTIGQALSGFGDPAVIFIASLFVVSTALEVTGVTAWAGQLLIRGAGEESRTRLLVLTMLLVALLTALISVNGAVAALLPVVVVIAVRLRRNSSQLLMPLVFAAHAGSMLALTGTPVNVLVSEAAVDAGVAGFSFFEFALVGVPLLVGTIAIIVLFGQRLLPERNGATMPADFSRHAKTLVEQYGLASGVYQARVRATSPLVGATPESIDLTSVQGLNLVAIQEGDTASPLRRKQIAEGDHLLLRGDAETAAAFAAEMHLSFRDEEAVAGKGEETLFNRRSGLAEVVIPPRSGLVGQKVFPGMVTESGDLIILAVQRAGNEVLADKAGSSGGIVLQTGDTMLLQGTWKALDINLDDPNVLVVSSPELVRRQAVPMGPGARQAIVILLGMVLLLATGWVPSAVAGLLAAGAIILSGILSVEQSYRAIGWTTVILVGAMMPLSTAMVETGAAQLMAERLVALVGDAGPLALLAGLFVLTAIMGQLISNTATALIIIPIGVAAAMNMGISPRPVLMSTAVAAAAAFLTPIATPTNLMVMGPGGYAFSDYWKLGLPLMIWFFVVSVFLVPMIWQF, from the coding sequence TTGAGCCCAATTACCTATATTGCCCTGATCATCGCCGTTGCGGTTGTCCTGTTCGTCTGGAACAAGATTCCGGTGGTAATAGTGGCCATGGGCGTCGCGCTGGCGCTTTGGGCAAGCGGTGTGCTGACGATTGGCCAGGCGCTCAGTGGTTTTGGTGATCCGGCAGTCATTTTTATCGCGTCGCTTTTCGTCGTCAGTACCGCGCTGGAGGTCACTGGCGTGACTGCATGGGCAGGGCAGTTATTGATCCGTGGCGCGGGAGAGGAGAGCCGGACACGGCTGCTGGTCTTGACGATGTTGCTGGTGGCGCTGCTAACCGCGCTCATCAGCGTCAATGGTGCAGTCGCCGCTCTTCTTCCGGTGGTTGTCGTGATAGCGGTGAGGCTTAGACGGAACTCGTCGCAACTCCTTATGCCACTGGTATTTGCCGCGCATGCGGGTTCGATGCTTGCGTTGACCGGCACCCCGGTCAACGTGTTGGTTTCCGAAGCCGCGGTTGACGCGGGCGTAGCGGGATTCAGTTTCTTCGAATTTGCCCTTGTCGGTGTTCCGCTGCTTGTCGGCACAATAGCGATCATTGTTCTTTTCGGACAGCGTCTGCTTCCTGAGCGTAACGGCGCAACCATGCCCGCCGACTTTAGCCGTCACGCCAAGACATTGGTCGAGCAATATGGTTTGGCGAGTGGCGTCTATCAGGCGAGAGTGCGAGCAACCTCGCCATTGGTCGGCGCGACGCCGGAGTCGATTGATCTGACAAGCGTGCAGGGGCTCAACCTCGTTGCAATCCAGGAGGGCGACACCGCCAGCCCCTTGCGTCGCAAGCAGATCGCGGAAGGTGACCATTTGCTGCTGCGCGGCGATGCGGAAACGGCAGCGGCCTTCGCCGCAGAAATGCATCTCTCCTTCCGCGATGAGGAAGCCGTTGCGGGAAAAGGCGAGGAGACATTGTTCAACCGCCGCTCAGGTCTCGCCGAAGTGGTCATACCGCCGCGCTCTGGGCTCGTTGGACAGAAGGTTTTTCCTGGCATGGTTACGGAAAGCGGGGATCTCATCATTTTGGCCGTCCAGCGCGCCGGCAATGAAGTTCTCGCAGACAAGGCCGGTAGTTCGGGAGGCATTGTGCTGCAAACCGGAGACACCATGCTTCTGCAAGGAACGTGGAAGGCGCTGGACATCAATCTGGATGATCCGAACGTCCTCGTTGTGAGTTCGCCCGAACTTGTCCGGCGTCAGGCAGTCCCAATGGGACCGGGCGCGCGTCAGGCCATTGTCATCCTGCTCGGCATGGTACTGCTGCTCGCCACGGGTTGGGTGCCGTCGGCTGTCGCCGGCTTGCTCGCCGCCGGCGCGATCATTCTGTCCGGCATCCTCAGCGTAGAGCAATCGTATCGCGCAATAGGCTGGACGACAGTGATCCTGGTCGGCGCCATGATGCCACTGTCGACCGCCATGGTGGAAACCGGTGCAGCGCAGCTAATGGCGGAACGTCTTGTTGCGCTCGTCGGCGATGCGGGGCCCCTGGCTCTACTGGCCGGCCTGTTCGTCCTGACCGCTATCATGGGACAACTGATCAGCAATACGGCCACTGCATTGATTATCATCCCAATCGGCGTCGCAGCAGCGATGAACATGGGCATCTCGCCCCGACCGGTGCTGATGAGCACGGCAGTCGCGGCGGCGGCAGCTTTCCTCACCCCAATCGCGACCCCGACGAACCTGATGGTTATGGGACCCGGTGGCTATGCTTTCAGCGATTACTGGAAGCTTGGCCTGCCTCTTATGATCTGGTTCTTCGTGGTCTCTGTGTTTCTTGTACCCATGATATGGCAGTTCTGA